The Carassius carassius chromosome 9, fCarCar2.1, whole genome shotgun sequence genome includes a region encoding these proteins:
- the LOC132148750 gene encoding RUS family member 1-like encodes MALLADILNDVAMFMEIAAPHFPPFFPLLIVCIAGIFKSIVGVAGGATRAALTVHQARRNNMADISAKDGSQETLVNLAGLLVSLALIPLVTDNPLLTFFLFTVLHLFANYKAVRSVVMEMLNEARLSIVLHQYLLDGQLLSPVQANQEPMFLRTVPINLGVKLGDIVQEPGDLQLALKNNNKPYLIGIKNGTVCVILGSDASVYDEIMAACQALCLRAVLHDVSSLSEALKQLSSTKDVLYW; translated from the exons ATGGC GCTCTTGGCTGACATTCTTAATGACGTGGCCATGTTCATGGAGATTGCAGCCCCTCATTTCCCTCCTTTTTTCCCACTCTTAATTGTCTGCATTGCTGGAATATTTA AGTCCATTGTAGGAGTTGCTGGTGGAGCAACAAGAGCTGCCTTAACTGTCCATCAAGCTCGCAGAAACAACATGGCCGATATCTCCGCCAAAGATGGGAGCCAG GAAACCCTGGTGAACCTGGCAGGACTGCTGGTCAGCCTTGCACTTATCCCGCTTGTAACAGATAACCCATT GTTGACGTTCTTCCTGTTCACTGTTCTCCACCTGTTTGCCAATTACAAAGCGGTTCGTTCTGTTGTTATGGAAATGCTTAACGAGGCTCGCTTGTCCATAGTCCTCCATCAGTACCTACTTGATGGTCAACTGCTCAGTCCAGTGCAGGCCAATCAGGAGCCCATGTTCTT AAGGACAGTTCCCATAAATTTGGGTGTGAAGCTTGGAGACATTGTTCAAGA GCCAGGAGATCTGCAGCTGGCGttgaagaacaacaacaaaccGTATCTCATTGGAATCAAAAATG GTACAGTCTGTGTTATTCTGGGAAGCGATGCTTCAGTGTATGATGAAATCATGGCAGCATGTCAGGCCTTGTGTCTTCGTGCTGTGCTGCACGATGTGTCCTCTCTGAGTGAAGCACTCAAGCAGCTCTCAAGCACTAAGG ATGTGTTGTACTGGTAA
- the LOC132149217 gene encoding zinc finger protein 436-like produces MSQMEFLVTNVAELLTAAVQEALQLMGQAVFEYQKESARARLENQNLQQKLKELQERTTGDSNEVLKVPFPIDEPHSGEDHAQEDLIYHGDSTVSKQPEQPQCLSDSPVHIKLVLDEINADNRHHSLQGPCDYSLKKQRPLSRVKSSPPRRIPKPLPGSRESPATSSAQSPLNSNRIKEESKTEPLARSGTEETDNVTTQAPVFPVQDVPQANEHNQLPVSSFFNNIVHYNQPSNLLNSASKHILRSRVENMVQSGGIHNTPSVSESREILHSCHMCGKTFATPSSLGAHFVCHSNERPFVCKCCKFRFSRLADLKKHERIHTGERPYNCSLCGRRFNRTENLRRHLRKVHYGAVL; encoded by the exons ATGTCCCAGATGGAGTTCCTCGTCACGAATGTAGCTGAGCTCCTCACTGCTGCTGTACAGGAAGCGTTGCAGCTCATGGGTCAGGCTGTGTTCGAGTATCAGAAAGAGTCTGCCAGAGCGCGCCTGGAGAATCAGAACCTCCAGCAGAAGCTCAAAGAACTCCAGGAGAGGACGACTGGGGATTCCA atgaaGTTCTGAAAGTCCCTTTTCCCATTGACGAGCCGCATTCAGGGGAGGATCATGCGCAGGAAGATCTCATTTATCATGGAGATTCAACTGTGAGCAAGCAGCCAGAGCAGCCACAATGTCTGAGTGACAGTCCTGTTCATATAAAGCTGGTTTTAGATGAGATTAATGCAGACAACAGACATCATTCTCTGCAAGGACCCTGTGACTATTCTTTAAAGAAGCAAAGACCCCTCTCCAGGGTAAAGAGTAGCCCTCCAAGAAGAATCCCAAAGCCTTTACCTGGAAGCAGAGAGAGTCCAGCAACCAGCAGCGCTCAGTCACCACTGAACTCAAACAGAATCAAAGAGGAATCTAAAACAGAGCCTCTGGCACGTTCTGGTACAGAAGAGACAGACAATGTGACAACACAagctcctgtgtttcctgtgcaAGATGTTCCTCAAGCAAATGAACACAACCAGCTGCCTGTTTCATCTTTTTTCAACAACATTGTCCATTATAACCAACCTAGTAATTTACTCAATTCTGCTTCCAAACACATTCTTAGGTCACGGGTAGAGAATATGGTCCAATCGGGGGGCATTCACAACACTCCCAGTGTCAGTGAGAGCAGGGAGATCCTGCACAGCTGCCACATGTGCGGTAAGACGTTTGCAACGCCCTCCAGCCTCGGAGCACACTTTGTGTGTCATTCAAACGAGAGACCTTTTGTGTGCAAGTGCTGCAAGTTCAGGTTCAGTCGTTTAGCAGATCTGAAAAAGCACGAGCGCATTCATACAGGAGAAAGGCCATATAACTGTTCGCTCTGTGGACGGAGATTCAACCGAACAGAGAATCTCAGAAGACACTTGAGGAAGGTTCATTATGGAGCAGTGCTGTGA
- the LOC132149215 gene encoding uncharacterized protein LOC132149215, producing MATRKSPRKKHLSGSAGPSSTELASFVKTKGSKTLEVEMKESQLENSTEWTQHLAEISDPPETTSVREVKPKRCRKALQTNKDLEARGKCDIQNAKERRPVRNKRVKNNGITLEVNQEEEIFVQVRKKRRGFSAMQPLQDSNVSVGTNNAADGEMRNSVKTSDQMGQDKISRLRKNVKCRTLLTSSNEDDATETTSSQNGIHNVLIDKTMNGPSEPQHMQSLEPEVSTETRKTRRHLKSTGVLLQRRNINLPKHKFEDCVTSVVDPAGPNKPSKRTLLQSERSVVAAEKQEACISELKAEEDIQEILPLVSTAQVDSERKLSRPTKNLIRPRRKEVSIAKRIGAVGGNNEAESQEKTMEAVPVLSSSGSGPKRLLRSYSCPEISSLGFSDCHFPQSHMHAISTTSPSRKSSPTPLPIHLHSPSKRTRRHTVCSVEIEREIAPLCLRKEVYPSSPYSPSTSLTALASCFLSSPLAFLSKSSSQGHSYSSATSSGCVSAASSFNKSSSAPSSFSPPFSSTLPSCHALNGPSSVTPSPVTPSTSVSSICSSLEGDSRLHQMECEESIDEERSHFDLKLSAAFSALSDSEIKTEIKDGQSGKVSSIRIRKKIPKPQNNLTPMGLPKVIRIKKKDFSLEEIYTNKNFSKPPDGRLETIFEVPLNRRDGSQAVLGQKKVKRFVEFPELGVARKPKKPLVGVMAGGGAQRNAGFSRTRRGVGVSSRAGDGLILQQLESLLCSKLEELDTWMALQQVVG from the exons ATGGCCACAAGGAAAAGCCCTAGAAAGAAACATCTGTCAGGGTCGGCTGGACCCTCTTCCACTGAACTGGCTTCTTTTGTGAAAACAAAAGGATCAAAGACTTTGGAAGTGGAGATGAAGGAATCACAATTGGAAAACAGTACGGAGTGGACACAGCACTTGGCTGAAATATCAGACCCTCCAGAGACCACTTCTGTCAGGGAAGTGAAGCCAAAGAGATGCAGAAAAGCTCTTCAGACAAACAAAGACTTAGAGGCCAGGGGGAAATGTGATATACAGAATGCTAAAGAGAGAAGACCTGTGAGGAATAAAAGGGTAAAAAACAATGGCATCACTCTGGAAGTAAACCAGGAGGAAGAAATATTTGTTCAGGTtaggaaaaagaggagagggtTTTCTGCAATGCAACCTCTCCAAGACTCAAATGTGTCTGTTGGTACTAATAATGCTGCAGATGGTGAGATGAGAAATTCTGTCAAAACCTCAGATCAAATGGGACAGGATAAGATAAGTCGTTtgagaaaaaatgtaaaatgtaggaCGTTGCTGACCTCTAGCAATGAAGATGATGCCACTGAAACTACATCCTCTCAAAATGGCATACATAATGTCCTGATTGACAAGACAATGAATGGTCCATCAGAACCTCAACATATGCAGTCACTAGAGCCTGAGGTGAGCACTGAAACTCGAAAAACAAGACGGCATCTTAAAAGTACTGGTGTTTTGTTGCAGAGGAGAAACATTAATTTGCCCAAGCACAAGTTTGAGGACTGCGTGACTTCAGTGGTTGATCCAGCAGGGCCAAATAAACCTTCAAAAAGAACACTACTGCAGAGTGAACGGTCTGTTGTTGCAGCTGAGAAGCAGGAGGCATGTATTTCTGAGCTGAAAGCAGAAGAAGACATACAGGAGATTTTGCCACTTGTTTCAACAGCTCAGGTGGATTCAGAACGAAAACTAAGCAGACCCACAAAGAATTTAATCCGACCAAGAAGAAAAGAAGTTTCCATTGCAAAAAGGATAGGTGCTGTTGGGGGTAACAATGAAGCAGAGAGCCAAGAAAAGACAATGGAAGCTGTTCCAGTACTATCATCGTCAGGTAGCGGTCCCAAGCGCCTCCTGCGCAGCTACTCCTGTCCTGAAATCTCATCCCTAGGATTCAGTGACTGTCATTTCCCCCAGTCCCACATGCATGCCATAAGCACTACCTCACCCAGCAGAAAGAGCTCACCCACACCACTGCCCATCCACCTTCACTCTCCGTCCAAGCGCACTCGCCGGCACACCGTCTGCAGTGTGGAGATTGAGCGTGAAATTGCCCCTTTGTGTCTCCGTAAGGAGGTGTACCCCTCTTCCCCTTATTCTCCCTCCACCTCCCTCACAGCCCTTGCCTCGTGTTTTTTGTCCAGTCCTTTAGCGTTCTTGTCTAAAAGCTCAAGCCAAGGGCATAGTTATAGTAGTGCCACCAGCTCTGGCTGTGTTTCAGCTGCCTCCAGTTTTAACAAATCATCATCAGCACCGTCCTCTTTCAGTCCCCCCTTTTCTTCCACCCTCCCGTCCTGTCATGCTTTAAACGGCCCCTCCTCTGTCACTCCCAGCCCTGTGACACCTTCCACCTCTGTGTCATCAATCTGCAG TTCTTTGGAAGGAGACAGTCGATTGCATCAAATGGAGTGTGAGGAATCAATAGATGAAGAGAGATCACACTTTGACCTTAAACTCTCTGCGGCCTTCTCAGCATTATCAGACTCTGAAATCAAG ACCGAGATCAAGGATGGCCAGAGTGGAAAGGTGTCCTCAATTCGTATCCGTAAAAAGATTCCAAAGCCTCAGAATAATCTCACCCCTATGGGCCTTCCTAAGGTCATCAG aataaagaagAAGGATTTCAGCTTGGAAGAGATCTACACAAATAAAAACTTCAGCAAGCCTCCTGATGG ACGTTTGGAAACCATATTTGAGGTGCCTCTTAACCGGCGTGATGGCTCTCAGGCTGTCCTGGGCCAAAAAAAGGTGAAGCGCTTTGTCGAATTCCCTGAATTGGGTGTTGCCAGGAAGCCCAAGAAACCTCTGGTTGGCGTAATGGCGGGGGGCGGAGCCCAGAGGAACGCTGGGTTCAGTAGAACCAGACGAGGGGTCGGGGTCTCTTCCAGAGCAGGGGATGGCCTCATCCTGCAGCAGCTGGAGTCCCTCCTTTGCTCCAAGCTTGAGGAGTTGGACACCTGGATGGCACTGCAGCAGGTTGTGGGATGA